From Trichoplusia ni isolate ovarian cell line Hi5 chromosome 11, tn1, whole genome shotgun sequence, the proteins below share one genomic window:
- the LOC113499024 gene encoding RING finger protein nhl-1 isoform X1: MEQFESLLTCCVCLDRYRNPKLLPCQHSFCMEPCMDGLVDYVRRQVKCPECRAEHRIPYQGVQGFPTNVTLQRFLELHANIAGELPDPTAGQVMERCNVCSEKAYCAPCAHCDKKVCEDCKSAHMEVLRREISRINNQIRRGLNRLQDILGVVERNTINLQTNCGAVAGEVDEIHKRLAKALKDRTDFLRNEVDRYLATELRNLTNLKDNLELELGNIQSNCDLADKYMNDDVEWEDTELVDTKEIFLKTVEFLRNFDYEAGDYNRRVRFIMTHDPNQLVMHVASYGELNITQPNAYSSGIQQNQGLTRSKSDHRLATQFRQQEEAKGWQENDEPILGGRKFGERRPPPPEKHTRDYGAADDYSGYESEHRPTRSRFRSRFVKSHLDNDSDTEQSSRSVKAEQKEKEKEKVTDTEDATRGPLSGIFRLSDCPRVMQRILDVDSGKKKEKKEPPPPPKPVQPTPQARRPPPAQRQQSEDDEISRLKRQNKGAASSQEPERAPARPAQEEERNSINRKPPTPAREASSDGESDDESVGSLQRNQRKTAPAAQKPATTPRRPSATEAPATHRPAARAPSTESSASTESSGSAVKHTGAILSIAELMEKYSPGSTSPTPRSRFSSAGNERTAPAATNGTTGGAQRVQSRFVGSQRPTPAPAPAEPAHEDSDTSSEEETDSSEESDEEPVTQRKPESQAMARSDIGPLLARSTNARNDAADNKPKETPATQSRYRTRQTSQTEEEPAPRYSAGSSFSNRYGSKPREEEPPSSIDDETKYPTARSRYLALKERRNRLARSKSSHTGFGAGDDDDQDDPVSPTTASPSAYLAARYGSGTGGTELSRSRSSHALKSRESSPERPTPGAEKDGAALSSWARYLKNKYGSRGKDRDPSSTSSSTSRRLSLGLPLRSANELASSDDDSKNAAGSPISPTAATAAVAGFAAAGSSPRSQYMQKRRLQFSVGSRGSEPGCFTWPRGIAVGPDNTMVVADSSNHRVQVFDSNGIFVKEFGQYGSGEGEFDCLAGVAVNRIGQYIIADRYNHRIQVFDPQGRFLRAFGSQGTGDGKFNYPWGITTDALGFIYVCDKENHRVQVFQSDGTFVGKFGSFGSKLGQLEHPHYIAVSSTNRVLVSDSNNHRIQVFDVNGRVLSSFGEEGSEDGQFKFPRGVAVDDQGYIVVADSGNNRIQIFHPDGTFLRAFGSWGSGDGEFKGLEGIAVMSGGNIIVCDRENHRVQVF, translated from the exons ATGGAGCAGTTTGAGTCGTTGCTGACGTGCTGCGTCTGCTTAGACCGGTACAGGAACCCTAAGCTGTTGCCATGTCAGCACAGCTTCTGTATGGAGCCGTGCATGGACGGCCTTGTCGACTACGTCAGGCGACAG GTGAAATGTCCAGAATGTCGTGCCGAGCACCGGATTCCATACCAAGGCGTCCAGGGATTTCCAACAAACGTTACTCTTCAGCGATTCTTGGAGCTTCATGCCAACATTGCTGGAGAGCTTCCTGACCCTACAGCTGGGCAGGTCATGGAAAGATGTAACGTGTGCTcagaaaaagcatactgcgcgCCATGTGCCCATTGCGACAAGAAAGTCTGTGAAGACTGCAAGTCAGCACACATGGAAGTGCTGCGTAGGGAAATTTCAAGAATCAACAATCAAATTCGCCGAGGCCTCAACAGACTTCAGGATATCCTCGGAGTGGTTGAACGCAACACCATAAACCTCCAGACTAACTGCGGAGCAGTAGCCGGAGAGGTTGACGAAATACATAAAAGACTAGCGAAGGCACTGAAGGATAGAACCGATTTCTTAAGAAACGAAGTCGATCGCTACTTAGCCACTGAACTAAGAAACCTCACTAATCTGAAAGATAACCTAGAGTTAGAATTAGGAAATATACAAAGTAATTGTGATCTCGCCGATAAATATATGAACGATGACGTAGAATGGGAAGACACGGAGTTAGTAGACACTAAAGAAATCTTCCTCAAAACAGTCGAGTTCCTTAGAAACTTTGATTACGAAGCTGGCGACTACAATCGCAGAGTACGATTTATTATGACGCATGATCCTAATCAACTTGTCATGCACGTCGCCAGTTATGGTGAACTGAATATCACTCAACCCAACGCGTACTCTTCAGGAATCCAACAGAACCAAGGACTGACAAGGTCCAAGAGTGATCATAGATTAGCAACGCAATTCCGTCAACAGGAGGAAGCGAAAGGATGGCAAGAAAACGATGAACCGATACTCGGTGGTCGTAAATTTGGTGAACGTCGACCACCGCCGCCCGAAAAACATACCCGAGACTACGGTGCTGCTGATGACTACAGCGGCTATGAGTCTGAACACAGACCAACTCGGTCAAGGTTCCGTTCGCGTTTTGTAAAAAGTCATCTAGACAATGACAGTGACACTGAACAATCAAGTCGCTCTGTCAAAGCTGAACAGAAAGAGAAGGAGAAGGAGAAAGTAACTGATACTGAAGATGCCACTCGTGGACCGCTCAGTGGTATATTCAGACTTAGTGACTGTCCGCGTGTCATGCAAAGAATATTAGACGTAGACAGCGgtaagaagaaagaaaaaaaagaacctCCTCCACCTCCTAAGCCCGTCCAGCCCACACCTCAAGCGCGTCGTCCTCCTCCCGCACAGAGGCAACAAAGCGAGGACGATGAGATATCACGTCTCAAGAGGCAGAACAAAGGTGCCGCCTCATCACAAGAGCCAGAGCGTGCTCCTGCACGACCTGCTCAAGAAGAAGAACGAAACTCAATTAACCGTAAACCACCTACACCGGCTCGGGAG GCGTCAAGTGATGGTGAATCCGACGACGAATCTGTTGGATCTCTTCAAAGAAATCAGCGAAAAACTGCCCCTGCGGCTCAAAAACCGGCAACAACTCCTAGGAGACCCTCGGCTACCGAGGCACCAGCAACACACCGTCCAGCCGCTCGTGCACCTAGCACTGAATCTAGTGCATCGACAGAAAGCTCCGGCTCGGCGGTGAAACACACAGGTGCCATTTTAAGCATCGCTGAATTAATGGAAAAGTACAGCCCCGGGTCGACTTCGCCAACTCCAAGATCTCGTTTCTCTTCCGCAGGCAACGAACGAACAGCTCCGGCCGCTACAAACGGTACAACAGGCGGCGCACAGCGGGTCCAGAGCCGTTTTGTTGGCTCACAACGACCCACGCCTGCACCGGCACCCGCCGAGCCGGCTCACGAGGACTCCGACACGAGTTCCGAGGAAGAAACCGATTCGTCGGAGGAGAGCGACGAGGAGCCTGTTACGCAAAGAAAGCCCGAGAGCCAGGCGATGGCTCGCAGCGACATCGGTCCGCTACTAGCTCGTAGCACAAACGCTCGTAATGACGCTGCTGACAACAAGCCCAAAGAGACCCCCGCTACTCAATCGCGATACCGCACGCGACAAACCTCACAAACCGAAGAAGAACCTGCGCCTAGATATAGCGCTGGATCTTCGTTTAGCAATCGCTATGGAAGTAAACCTAGAGAGGAAGAACCTCCATCGTCTATAGACGATGAGACTAAATACCCCACAGCTAGATCGAGGTACCTCGCCCTGAAAGAACGCCGTAATCGTCTTGCTAGAAGTAAAAGCAGCCACACCGGCTTCGGTGCTGGAGACGATGACGATCAGGACGATCCGGTATCCCCTACCACAGCATCTCCTTCCGCGTATCTTGCGGCTCGATACGGCTCCGGCACTGGTGGTACGGAGTTGTCTCGCAGCCGGTCGTCACACGCGCTAAAGTCTAGAGAGAGCTCGCCTGAGCGACCCACACCCGGAGCCGAAAAAGACGGAGCGGCTCTTAGTTCCTGGGcgagatatttaaaaaacaaatacggATCGCGGGGCAAGGATCGCGATCCTAGCAGTACATCGTCGAGCACGTCACGTCGCCTGTCTCTCGGGCTACCTTTACGCTCGGCAAACGAGCTTGCCAGTTCGGATGACGATTCAAAAAACGCGGCAGGCTCCCCCATCTCCCCTACGGCGGCTACAGCAGCGGTAGCAG GTTTCGCAGCAGCCGGTTCCTCCCCTAGGAGCCAGTACATGCAGAAACGCCGTTTACAATTCAGCGTGGGGAGTCGGGGGAGCGAACCCGGTTGTTTTACATGGCCTCGTGGTATCGCTGTAGGTCCCGACAACACTATGGTCGTGGCTGATTCATCAAACCACAGAGTTCAG GTGTTCGATTCCAACGGTATCTTTGTGAAGGAGTTTGGACAGTACGGCAGCGGTGAAGGCGAATTCGACTGTCTCGCTGGCGTTGCTGTCAACCGCATTGGACAGTATATCATTGCGGATAGATATAATCATCGTATTCAA GTATTCGATCCTCAAGGTCGATTCCTAAGGGCGTTCGGCAGTCAGGGCACTGGCGATGGCAAGTTCAATTACCCCTGGGGCATCACTACGGACGCGCTCGGATTTATTTACGTCTGTGACAAGGAAAACCATAGAGTACAG GTATTCCAGTCCGATGGCACGTTCGTTGGCAAGTTCGGATCCTTCGGGTCTAAGCTTGGTCAGCTGGAGCATCCCCACTACATCGCCGTGTCCAGTACCAACAGGGTCCTGGTGTCCGACTCCAACAACCATAGGATACAGGTCTTCGATGTCAACGGAAGAGTCCTCTCGTCATTTGGCGAGGAAGGCTCCGAAGATGGACAGTTCAAGTTCCCGag GGGTGTAGCGGTAGACGACCAAGGCTACATCGTGGTTGCCGACTCCGGCAACAACCGCATCCAGATCTTCCACCCTGACGGCACCTTCCTCAGAGCCTTTGGTTCCTGGGGATCTGGTGACGGAGAGTTCAAGGGTCTGGAAGGCATCGCCGTCATGTCCGGCGGGAACATCATCGTCTGCGACCGAGAGAATCATAGAGTACAAGTGTTTTAA
- the LOC113499024 gene encoding RING finger protein nhl-1 isoform X2 has translation MEQFESLLTCCVCLDRYRNPKLLPCQHSFCMEPCMDGLVDYVRRQVKCPECRAEHRIPYQGVQGFPTNVTLQRFLELHANIAGELPDPTAGQVMERCNVCSEKAYCAPCAHCDKKVCEDCKSAHMEVLRREISRINNQIRRGLNRLQDILGVVERNTINLQTNCGAVAGEVDEIHKRLAKALKDRTDFLRNEVDRYLATELRNLTNLKDNLELELGNIQSNCDLADKYMNDDVEWEDTELVDTKEIFLKTVEFLRNFDYEAGDYNRRVRFIMTHDPNQLVMHVASYGELNITQPNAYSSGIQQNQGLTRSKSDHRLATQFRQQEEAKGWQENDEPILGGRKFGERRPPPPEKHTRDYGAADDYSGYESEHRPTRSRFRSRFVKSHLDNDSDTEQSSRSVKAEQKEKEKEKVTDTEDATRGPLSGIFRLSDCPRVMQRILDVDSGKKKEKKEPPPPPKPVQPTPQARRPPPAQRQQSEDDEISRLKRQNKGAASSQEPERAPARPAQEEERNSINRKPPTPAREASSDGESDDESVGSLQRNQRKTAPAAQKPATTPRRPSATEAPATHRPAARAPSTESSASTESSGSAVKHTGNERTAPAATNGTTGGAQRVQSRFVGSQRPTPAPAPAEPAHEDSDTSSEEETDSSEESDEEPVTQRKPESQAMARSDIGPLLARSTNARNDAADNKPKETPATQSRYRTRQTSQTEEEPAPRYSAGSSFSNRYGSKPREEEPPSSIDDETKYPTARSRYLALKERRNRLARSKSSHTGFGAGDDDDQDDPVSPTTASPSAYLAARYGSGTGGTELSRSRSSHALKSRESSPERPTPGAEKDGAALSSWARYLKNKYGSRGKDRDPSSTSSSTSRRLSLGLPLRSANELASSDDDSKNAAGSPISPTAATAAVAGFAAAGSSPRSQYMQKRRLQFSVGSRGSEPGCFTWPRGIAVGPDNTMVVADSSNHRVQVFDSNGIFVKEFGQYGSGEGEFDCLAGVAVNRIGQYIIADRYNHRIQVFDPQGRFLRAFGSQGTGDGKFNYPWGITTDALGFIYVCDKENHRVQVFQSDGTFVGKFGSFGSKLGQLEHPHYIAVSSTNRVLVSDSNNHRIQVFDVNGRVLSSFGEEGSEDGQFKFPRGVAVDDQGYIVVADSGNNRIQIFHPDGTFLRAFGSWGSGDGEFKGLEGIAVMSGGNIIVCDRENHRVQVF, from the exons ATGGAGCAGTTTGAGTCGTTGCTGACGTGCTGCGTCTGCTTAGACCGGTACAGGAACCCTAAGCTGTTGCCATGTCAGCACAGCTTCTGTATGGAGCCGTGCATGGACGGCCTTGTCGACTACGTCAGGCGACAG GTGAAATGTCCAGAATGTCGTGCCGAGCACCGGATTCCATACCAAGGCGTCCAGGGATTTCCAACAAACGTTACTCTTCAGCGATTCTTGGAGCTTCATGCCAACATTGCTGGAGAGCTTCCTGACCCTACAGCTGGGCAGGTCATGGAAAGATGTAACGTGTGCTcagaaaaagcatactgcgcgCCATGTGCCCATTGCGACAAGAAAGTCTGTGAAGACTGCAAGTCAGCACACATGGAAGTGCTGCGTAGGGAAATTTCAAGAATCAACAATCAAATTCGCCGAGGCCTCAACAGACTTCAGGATATCCTCGGAGTGGTTGAACGCAACACCATAAACCTCCAGACTAACTGCGGAGCAGTAGCCGGAGAGGTTGACGAAATACATAAAAGACTAGCGAAGGCACTGAAGGATAGAACCGATTTCTTAAGAAACGAAGTCGATCGCTACTTAGCCACTGAACTAAGAAACCTCACTAATCTGAAAGATAACCTAGAGTTAGAATTAGGAAATATACAAAGTAATTGTGATCTCGCCGATAAATATATGAACGATGACGTAGAATGGGAAGACACGGAGTTAGTAGACACTAAAGAAATCTTCCTCAAAACAGTCGAGTTCCTTAGAAACTTTGATTACGAAGCTGGCGACTACAATCGCAGAGTACGATTTATTATGACGCATGATCCTAATCAACTTGTCATGCACGTCGCCAGTTATGGTGAACTGAATATCACTCAACCCAACGCGTACTCTTCAGGAATCCAACAGAACCAAGGACTGACAAGGTCCAAGAGTGATCATAGATTAGCAACGCAATTCCGTCAACAGGAGGAAGCGAAAGGATGGCAAGAAAACGATGAACCGATACTCGGTGGTCGTAAATTTGGTGAACGTCGACCACCGCCGCCCGAAAAACATACCCGAGACTACGGTGCTGCTGATGACTACAGCGGCTATGAGTCTGAACACAGACCAACTCGGTCAAGGTTCCGTTCGCGTTTTGTAAAAAGTCATCTAGACAATGACAGTGACACTGAACAATCAAGTCGCTCTGTCAAAGCTGAACAGAAAGAGAAGGAGAAGGAGAAAGTAACTGATACTGAAGATGCCACTCGTGGACCGCTCAGTGGTATATTCAGACTTAGTGACTGTCCGCGTGTCATGCAAAGAATATTAGACGTAGACAGCGgtaagaagaaagaaaaaaaagaacctCCTCCACCTCCTAAGCCCGTCCAGCCCACACCTCAAGCGCGTCGTCCTCCTCCCGCACAGAGGCAACAAAGCGAGGACGATGAGATATCACGTCTCAAGAGGCAGAACAAAGGTGCCGCCTCATCACAAGAGCCAGAGCGTGCTCCTGCACGACCTGCTCAAGAAGAAGAACGAAACTCAATTAACCGTAAACCACCTACACCGGCTCGGGAG GCGTCAAGTGATGGTGAATCCGACGACGAATCTGTTGGATCTCTTCAAAGAAATCAGCGAAAAACTGCCCCTGCGGCTCAAAAACCGGCAACAACTCCTAGGAGACCCTCGGCTACCGAGGCACCAGCAACACACCGTCCAGCCGCTCGTGCACCTAGCACTGAATCTAGTGCATCGACAGAAAGCTCCGGCTCGGCGGTGAAACACACAG GCAACGAACGAACAGCTCCGGCCGCTACAAACGGTACAACAGGCGGCGCACAGCGGGTCCAGAGCCGTTTTGTTGGCTCACAACGACCCACGCCTGCACCGGCACCCGCCGAGCCGGCTCACGAGGACTCCGACACGAGTTCCGAGGAAGAAACCGATTCGTCGGAGGAGAGCGACGAGGAGCCTGTTACGCAAAGAAAGCCCGAGAGCCAGGCGATGGCTCGCAGCGACATCGGTCCGCTACTAGCTCGTAGCACAAACGCTCGTAATGACGCTGCTGACAACAAGCCCAAAGAGACCCCCGCTACTCAATCGCGATACCGCACGCGACAAACCTCACAAACCGAAGAAGAACCTGCGCCTAGATATAGCGCTGGATCTTCGTTTAGCAATCGCTATGGAAGTAAACCTAGAGAGGAAGAACCTCCATCGTCTATAGACGATGAGACTAAATACCCCACAGCTAGATCGAGGTACCTCGCCCTGAAAGAACGCCGTAATCGTCTTGCTAGAAGTAAAAGCAGCCACACCGGCTTCGGTGCTGGAGACGATGACGATCAGGACGATCCGGTATCCCCTACCACAGCATCTCCTTCCGCGTATCTTGCGGCTCGATACGGCTCCGGCACTGGTGGTACGGAGTTGTCTCGCAGCCGGTCGTCACACGCGCTAAAGTCTAGAGAGAGCTCGCCTGAGCGACCCACACCCGGAGCCGAAAAAGACGGAGCGGCTCTTAGTTCCTGGGcgagatatttaaaaaacaaatacggATCGCGGGGCAAGGATCGCGATCCTAGCAGTACATCGTCGAGCACGTCACGTCGCCTGTCTCTCGGGCTACCTTTACGCTCGGCAAACGAGCTTGCCAGTTCGGATGACGATTCAAAAAACGCGGCAGGCTCCCCCATCTCCCCTACGGCGGCTACAGCAGCGGTAGCAG GTTTCGCAGCAGCCGGTTCCTCCCCTAGGAGCCAGTACATGCAGAAACGCCGTTTACAATTCAGCGTGGGGAGTCGGGGGAGCGAACCCGGTTGTTTTACATGGCCTCGTGGTATCGCTGTAGGTCCCGACAACACTATGGTCGTGGCTGATTCATCAAACCACAGAGTTCAG GTGTTCGATTCCAACGGTATCTTTGTGAAGGAGTTTGGACAGTACGGCAGCGGTGAAGGCGAATTCGACTGTCTCGCTGGCGTTGCTGTCAACCGCATTGGACAGTATATCATTGCGGATAGATATAATCATCGTATTCAA GTATTCGATCCTCAAGGTCGATTCCTAAGGGCGTTCGGCAGTCAGGGCACTGGCGATGGCAAGTTCAATTACCCCTGGGGCATCACTACGGACGCGCTCGGATTTATTTACGTCTGTGACAAGGAAAACCATAGAGTACAG GTATTCCAGTCCGATGGCACGTTCGTTGGCAAGTTCGGATCCTTCGGGTCTAAGCTTGGTCAGCTGGAGCATCCCCACTACATCGCCGTGTCCAGTACCAACAGGGTCCTGGTGTCCGACTCCAACAACCATAGGATACAGGTCTTCGATGTCAACGGAAGAGTCCTCTCGTCATTTGGCGAGGAAGGCTCCGAAGATGGACAGTTCAAGTTCCCGag GGGTGTAGCGGTAGACGACCAAGGCTACATCGTGGTTGCCGACTCCGGCAACAACCGCATCCAGATCTTCCACCCTGACGGCACCTTCCTCAGAGCCTTTGGTTCCTGGGGATCTGGTGACGGAGAGTTCAAGGGTCTGGAAGGCATCGCCGTCATGTCCGGCGGGAACATCATCGTCTGCGACCGAGAGAATCATAGAGTACAAGTGTTTTAA